In one window of Hyla sarda isolate aHylSar1 chromosome 1, aHylSar1.hap1, whole genome shotgun sequence DNA:
- the LOC130309588 gene encoding catechol O-methyltransferase-like, with amino-acid sequence MEEDLKEQRMLSYVQENATRGDPQSVVTTIDKYCRDVEWAMNVGDEKGLILDKVVKERDPSVILELGTYCGYSAIRIARLLRHGAHLFTLELNPVHAAVSKQMIEFAGVQDKVKVLEGPTGTIIPQLKETHNVDTLDFVFLDHSKDQYTSDTKLLEKCHLLKEGSVLLADNVVYPGIPDFLEYVRTCGRYDCTNYPSHVQYMNVDDALEKAVFKGYL; translated from the exons ATGGAAGAAGACTTGAAGGAACAAAGAATGTTGAGCTATGTCCAGGAGAATGCAACACGTGGAGACCCCCAGAGTGTAGTGACCACCATAGACAAATACTGCAGAGATGTAGAATGGGCCATGAATGTAGGGGATGAAAAAG GGCTGATTCTCGATAAAGTAGTGAAAGAGAGAGACCCTTCTGTAATTCTGGAGCTGGGCACATATTGTGGATACTCTGCCATCCGGATCGCTCGCTTACTAAGGCATGGAGCGCACCTATTTACATTGGAGCTAAACCCAGTTCATGCTGCGGTGTCTAAGCAGATGATTGAATTTGCTGGCGTACAGGATAAG GTGAAGGTGCTTGAAGGCCCTACGGGAACGATCATTCCACAGCTAAAAGAAACACATAATGTGGATACTTTGGACTTTGTCTTTCTGGATCACTCTAAGGACCAATATACATCTGACACCAAACTATTGGAG AAATGTCACTTGCTGAAAGAAGGCTCTGTATTGCTGGCCGATAATGTTGTTTACCCAGGAATTCCAGACTTCCTTGAGTATGTGAGAACTTGTGGTCGGTATGACTGCACCAATTATCCCTCGCATGTACAATACATGAATGTGGACGATGCCCTGGAGAAGGCGGTGTTTAAAGGTTACTTGTGA